The window ACAACTCTTAACAAGTTCTTGATCTTGTTTTTTTTGTGTCGCATGCAACATCTCATCATGATCGGTATTTCTTCTAGAAGGATTTGGGGAAGATCTCATCCAACCTTCTAGAAGTCTTGAAATATTCTCTGTACTTGAAGCATACAatgaagaggaagaagaatttGGAGAGTTCAATAACTTTGAAACTTGTTTATTGCCACTAAATTGCCATGAGAACTGGTCAAAATTATTAGTGCTAGAATTATCTGCAGGAGGAGCCAAATTATGTGAACCCAAATCTGTTTGGAATTTCTTGAGCTTTTTCTTTAGGTGAGTGTTCCAATAGTTTTTGATGTCATTATCTGTCCTTTGTGGAAGATATGAAGCTATGGCTGCCCATCTGTACAAATACATATCAAGTCATATAAAAAACTTAAAATATGTAAGCTGATAAAAATAATTACCAATCTCTGAAATTACCTTGACCgtcaggggcggagctagaggGGCTCGTTCAAATCTCTTTCACCAGAAAATTACACTATAACTATGAGGTCgattttttttatgtaatatatagtatataatgaGCTCCTTTACTGAAAATTCTGCCTCCGCCACCACCGACAACGTAAAAAACCTTTACAATatcatatgtgtgtgtgtataaaacTTAAGTCCAAGCATGTATCTTACTCCAAAGAATAAAATGGGAAAAAATATTCAGAAGGGTGTATTTATTaaatcttttatttctttttttacttGTTTAACCATACAAAAAACAATGTGGAATTTAAAAGACCAAAAAGAAATTGTTAAGTATGGAGGTGAAAGAACATTACTTGTTACCCAATAAAGCTTGAAGATGGATAATCATTCCTTCTTCATGTGGAGTGAAATTACCCCTTTTGATTCCAGGCCTCAAGTAATTTGTCCACCTTAGCCTACAACTTTTGCTGCACCTCATCAACCCTATTAAAAACCCAAAGAAATTTCTTCATTTTACATGTATATTAACACAGAAAAACATAATCTTGTTGAAACAAATAAAAGGAAAAACTCTATATATGCTCATTATAATACTAAAAAAGTCAGCCCGCTACACAAAGCATCCTGTGTTAAGGTGCGGGGAAGAGCCGCATAACCGGGTGGGGGGTGTTATGTAGAATGATCAATTTAATTATAATACTATTAAAAAAATGTTCTGGATTTCAAATTACCAGTATTAGTAGGGACTGATCTCCAATTTCCAGGACCATGTTCTTGGATGTAAGAGACCAAAATGATATCTTCTTCAGGAGTCCAAGGACCTTTcttgataccaattttgtcacaaCAAGGAGGCCTTcccatttttttgttgttgaagtTTTGATGTATAGAGATCACTTGAACTGAAAATGGTCTGTTTAAATAAAGGGTGGTGATAGTAAGAAAAAGAAGATGGTCTTTAATTCATTCATAGTTGAATTTGCTGGACAGCGGGTGACACACATAAGTTCTGTGTCCTTTTGTGGCACTTAATGTTAAAGAGTTAAAAAACACTTGAAGTCAGAAGGTGTTGAATTTACTAGTTTACCTTTTCTTTTGGTATCACATGGCTTATCAACTCTTTACATCTGTTTACTTTATAAAGGTTAAAAAACATAAATTATCAGTACTTGTTCAAAAAAGTTATTTACATACTCAAACTTTACCCGCGACGTCTTCCCTTCTAAtcacattgaaatgaaattaatacCCTTTATAAGAAAATCCCAAATTTATGTCCGGTGGTACTACACGTAACATGTGTATTAATTTATGCCAATGAATTCTTGATTCAATTTGTTGAAAAGTTCATGATTACTGAAATCCTTGTAATAAGGACATCTCTTGAACATGAAATGCAGAATAATCTAAAGAATATGAAGATTGTATCTAATACAAAGAAGTTCGTTGAAATGAAACACAATAATATAACTAGTTTCTAGAGGACGGACGTGACTTGTGAAGATATTTGGACGCTCTCAACTTTAATTTATCATATAAATTTGGCTTAAGTTATCAACAGACCCTCGAAGTTGTCCGTAAAATCCATTTAGACCCCCCATCTGAGACTCTTACCATCTGAACCCTCCAAAATCACTTTTACTGTGTCacttaccccctgtttggatggtggtttcccgtggttcattaatgtatggttttctatgaaaccatgtttgtttccattattcttagaattatgtggtatggtgttgtaaactcatggttcattccatggttatataaccatgaaaagtcccaatttttgaaaccacggatttggtggtttttccttggttacgtatttcatttctccatta is drawn from Lycium barbarum isolate Lr01 chromosome 8, ASM1917538v2, whole genome shotgun sequence and contains these coding sequences:
- the LOC132607273 gene encoding transcription factor MYB60, giving the protein MGRPPCCDKIGIKKGPWTPEEDIILVSYIQEHGPGNWRSVPTNTGLMRCSKSCRLRWTNYLRPGIKRGNFTPHEEGMIIHLQALLGNKWAAIASYLPQRTDNDIKNYWNTHLKKKLKKFQTDLGSHNLAPPADNSSTNNFDQFSWQFSGNKQVSKLLNSPNSSSSSLYASSTENISRLLEGWMRSSPNPSRRNTDHDEMLHATQKKQDQELVKSCENSWIQDGGISNNIVTIPKGKSTCESSGVVAEKTSTNSTSPPPFTYLEKWLLDENAGQVEELMELPMIFT